Sequence from the Argopecten irradians isolate NY chromosome 12, Ai_NY, whole genome shotgun sequence genome:
CTTTTAGTAATACACTATAAGGTATGTGATCTCACAATCTAAGACATCACGGTGTCAATCAATATTATTTGCAGTCTCGCTTGATGAACCTTTTACAGGTATTCAAATGAATTAGAAATGTGAttacatttataacataatGCAACCGTATAATTCTGCCATTTGAaaagttttgttaatatttttaaacgAAACATAATAACACACTGCTCTCGTCTGGACAAGTTAATCTCAATGTCAAGCTAAGTCTTAGTTTATAAAGAGCAGTATCGATAATCACATGGACTTGGTATGGCTATAAAAAATGTAGGCCATGCGGATGGACAGtggaataattatattttacgTCTAAATCGGAGACCCCTCAATGTGATGGATGGAAAAGCAGTGAACATTAGGGACATTGACAttgacaatatttatttatttatttatttatttatctatttctttatttatttatttaattatttattaattttatttatttatctatttatctgatttattcatttatttatttattttttatttatttatttatttatttatttgttttatgtatttatttatttatttattatttatttattttcaattcaatAGACCAGAAGGTCCACTTACAGAATGGATAAaaacttaaataaatatttaacataaatataaataccaCAGCTAAGTACCAGGTAAAAGACGAAACAAAAGTAAACATCCATCTACAAACTAATGAAAGTTTGTCTTTAAATGGGTTTGGAATGGTACAATGGATAAACAAAGCATATCACAGTCAGATGCAGAGTTCATACCACAAAAACTAGATTGCCTTCGGTTTAAGATACTGTACTTTCTCACATTGACCCTGACACGCTGGCAATAGAACTGATAGGAACGACTTGAACGTAAATTACGACTAGGAACTAAAAGCACAATTGGTTGACTAGATTGACTAAGTAAGAACAATAAACAAGACTAAACCTAGCACTAGGTATAGTCATCTAGATGGTAAACAATTCATCTAAATGGATATAACATTGAAATAAACGACACAGAATTCGAACACTAAGTAACTAAGTAAGAACACAGCGTCCATCAGTAACTAAAATGGTTATATTTCTGGTTAATATGAAGGTAGGCCGTAGCCAGTCGTGAATGACAAACAAACCTAGCTAAAGGGACTAATTTGTCCTCCAAAGGCTTGTCTAGTATTGGAGTCTGTTCTGGTCGTCCATCATCTTAAGTGTCGTGACGTCATTAGTTACAAATATCAGCGTGTATCTATATTTAGAGTATGTCGTGTCGTTACTGTGAAGTATGTAATGGCCGTGTAGGAGTgagtatgtatacatacactttcAGAAGTAACATAATCCTTTGCACATGTACGAGTATCTCATAACGTCTGATAGACTGTTTCACGGAGGATGTTTGACAGACTTTATCTAGatcaataacaaatacaatagCCTACTGTGTTCTTGTACTTCCGGATTGCACATCAGTTCAAGCGATGCCCTAATAAGTGTAAAGGTCGCTAAGTGTACCTTTACCTCACTACATGTATCCACCAACAAATTGGTTGTCATATGTCGATACAAACTAAAGGTTTGGTTTATTagatttaacgtcctattaacagcttttaAGAATGTCTCCTATGTGTGTAATGTCTTTCTTTATGAGTTACATTCGGGTTTTGTTTCCCTGTTATGTTGGAACTCTTGCCAATTTTAGAGTTATTTCACTGATAAGCGCCAATGGTCCAATAATCCTAAGGTCTGTTAGTCCAGAGGTCCGATAATCCGAATGTCCGATAGTCCGAAGATCcgatagtccgaaggcccgatagGGATGTAAGGGTGTCACCATTTCATTGAAGCATGAAGACTCCGAGCAACACACCCCGGCCACCCGGTCGGTTTGCCTTGCAATTCTTTCGGACCAACGTTGCCATGCTATAGCGGATTGTCAAGGAATGTCCCGGATTGTCAAGGACTGTCCCGGATTGATGGTCCGTGTTGATCCGGCGCCTCATCCTTGAATCTACCACAATGGAGAAAAACACACTCTTAAACACTATTGAAAAGGTTGAATTCAGACTCCCCAAACAGAAtagaaaatttaaataatatacaCCCGGTGGCAATTGCAcaatataattatcaaaattgaagATGACTAAACCCAAGTGTTCGAGAGCAGATAGACCTAGCGTGTTTTACTCTGACAATATTAATGTAAACCTACATGTAGGTCAAGTAAATCATACCGTATATATACGTACCTTTACTTTCATCAGAGACCAGTGAGACATCAATCGTCGTAGCACGAAATAAATTATAATGAGATACAGAttaaatatacatgtctatTCCACACCATTACGTAATTAACAGACATTGAATTAAACACTTATGAAATCATTCCTCCATTATAACTTACCTGTCCAAAAGATGTGCGCATGCTGAACGTAACCCACGGGGGACAGGTGActcatgtatacattatatcaatTTACATAAGCGAATACTGGGATACTGGTAAAGGTAGACATGGGAATATCTAAGCTTATTGAGAATCTCGAGAACGAAGTGGAGGAAATACAGGAACCTAACTACTGCGACGACGATGGTAAAAGCTAGAAAATTGTAATGTTTAGGTTTTCCAACGAGAATTTTTAGCCTATTCGTTCATACGGACTATTCTTTCATGCGTTTCTCGATCCAGCGGTTCAGTGCTATGTGTAAACAGATAGGAATTTTACAAAAGTATATTGGGAGTAATAGGGATAACATCGCTTCAATATGTTTTGCGTCATTTGTTTAACGCATAGCAATTGCTCTAATTGGATTTATCAATTGCTGATGCTAGCTCTTCTGCTGCTGTCAAATTAATGTTCTCTTAATGTCTCCGTCAAATTGTTGTTCTCCTTTGTTcctattgttattttttgacgTTGCCTTATTGTAGTTTCCTCAGAATAGAGTGTGACATACGGGTGAATGTTTTAGCGCCGGCTCTCGCATCAAAGCGGGGTCTCTCGTGTTTGACTGTACAATGTGACACTCAAAGCGGGTTCTCCCGTGAATGCGGTGCTTTGGGTGTGTGATTGGGAGAATGTTAAATGCTCGCGTTCTTTGTAATCGTGGAAAGtttaccctttttatattgctatctTACACACGCTGGTGAATGTCTGAAAAACGAGCGCCTACTTTGATTTGAGAGACGGAGCGTAAACATTTACAGAGTGTGTGTGAGAAGTATCAAAAGGACAAGATAGTCCATGATTACAAAGAACACAAACAAACTGCGCAGTCTACCAATCACACGCGACACGCCGTATACACGGGAGACCGCCCTTGGATGATAACAGTCTACCAATCACACGCGACACGCCGTATACACGGGAGACCGCCCTTGGATGATAATGAGCCAACCAACTACGTAACACCCACGTCACTTTCACTGTGCATGGAACTTATTGGCATCGTCTCTTGGTATTATTTCGGTTTCATTTAACAGCATCCATTTCCCCTGTTTCAGATTACTATAACCTACCTCAGGGTCGCCAGTGCTGTCTCCAGGCCGTCCGTTGTTTCGACCATCTGCCAGAAATATTGGAGGAGATAGAAAACTATGACGACACACAATCAAATCGTCTATTGGTCTGCAGGTACGTCATATACGGTAACACCGAGGGATTAATGTATTAGCGCAataaacatattacatattatatccAGCGTCATACATGACATACGtctattttctttaaatatcatattaagAAATAATCGGTTTTAATTGGATTATTTTAACATTGGGAGTACATTTCTgcatagcatatatatatatatccattagTTTATGATCAAATAAATGCCGTTCTGACAAACAAGGAAAGATAACTCGAATCAATAATGAAATGGAATGTTTACACGTGTATGTAAGATTGTATTGTCGTGACTCTTTCAGCCATGTTCGGAGTTCCCTTACGTGTATGTAAGATTGTATTGTCGTGACTTTTTCAGCCATGTTCGGAGTTCTCTTACGTGTATGTAAGATTGTATTGTCGTGACTTTTTCAGCCATGTTCGGAGTTCCCTTACGTGTATGACCTCGACCCTAAAACAGAGACAGTGCCGTTCTACTGCTAAGGCCATTAATGAGAAATTTAAACCTCAACTCTCCGTCATTAACGATTTCTTCGACCCCAGATGTGTTAACACAGGTAAGTCTGCGGACATTGAAATTGAAGTTCTGTCAACAGTTTCAACAGTTTATTACTACTAAGTTTCCTTAGATATACATTGAAGGTCGCTCAGGAGGACCACCGGTAAAATTTTTGCAACGTTtacaaatgatttatttttcgtTTCATTTTATAGTATCTACATAAGTCTCTAAACAAAAactattaataaaaatattctgaccttgacattgttGTGATTTAAGAACCTGCATCGACGACATCGACGACGACCATGTCGCCAAAAGGTGAAGGTCAGAGAGATTCTGGCGGAAGTAGTCACATGAATGCTGGGATCATAGGAGCAAGCGTAGGAGGTTTTATCCTGATTGGTTTAATCGTTCTCATAATCCTCTTCATAAAACGGAAGATGCCAAAACGAGGGTAAGTAATTGAGTTAATTTCCAATTTGATCATAGAAGATTTGAGAACATCCCATTCGAGGTCATGTTTTGATGATCTTTATAATCCATGTACTTGTTTTCAGTTCGAATACATTTCCCCCAGCTAGGTACATCTTGAAAAATCATTACTGCATGCTTATAATGTAGCTATATGTATGCTGTGCTCTACGGACGAAACGACTACTtgcacaaaaataattttgacagcCCTTGCAAACAATTTCGTCCCAGTCAAGGGATGTAGTAATTtaaatttgattggtcaatttgaaGGGTCACCAGAATGTGGCCCCTAATGGGATGCTGTCGTATCCTAAATGGATCCAAAAGAGAATaaggtggcagtgtacagtagatttgaaaaattcagcaaaataaagtgcaggctttaattatgtacacacagctttctaaccttaaataacatatatataaaagtatatatatttttaatctacacaacatttgcaatagtTATGCAGAGTTCAATTTTGGACAGGTCcgctttttgtggttttgtgagcctgtaaaaaccatggtaaccaaattagtttttttgaaaaaatgcaaaaaattgggattttcaacccaaaattacaccccctctaggagaattttttttcttgaacatagtttaaaaccaagcatcactgccgtgatagcggaactgagcctatttcgacataggtatatcattaaacttttgagcaatcttacctcgtaccccagctatcaatttctgctgctacagtattgagtttttccatcttagacgcacattcggataccctctaaaccattaatctcgaacccattttggggaatttctttatgcaaatgtgaagcctgcatataattctctagattgaattcaccaattttaggacatatacattttttaatttttatgcatataataaaacaggggctttctgcttaaacaaatctcacccatggccattcggtcttactgtacactgctacctaaggatatgtattttgataatcaGAATGGTTACATTGGTTTTCTTGACATTTTTGTCAAACATTATTTACAACCAGTATCGTAATCAGAGTGGATGCCAATAATATCGGTTCCTAAAAAGCACTTCTTTCAAATATTGTATAACCAATATCATTATCTAATGCCCATCACTCAAAGATCTAACTTTTACCGAAATAGTTTGTTCTTAGtccaattaaaatatatgttttatcgGACATACATGTTATAGttctttatgtaaatatatattttcatccaATCAAAATTAACgttgtaaatatattattttcaccCAATCAAAATTAACGTTGTATATCATCCTTTCAGCCAATCAAAGAAGAAAACTTCACGTGACAATGACGTAAACAACAAACGTGAGTCGTCACGCTACAAAGACATGGAGTTCAAAAACCCTGTTCAAAGACAACATTCGGACGTGTACGCTGAAATCGATGAACATTCGGTAAGCATTATCATAGAGGACGTAAATCGTAATTTAAATCAATGTAAATCATCCATATACTTgtatgtagagttggaaaattttcacgGAAACCGGAAACGGAAATCACAATGAGATCTAGTGTTGCGCAAGACTGTATCCAAAGCCACAGTCACggaatattacaaaatattcatattcTTAAATTTCTTAATGAAATCAGTCGTGAGAGATAACCTGCAAAAAGAGATTGCTAACAGAATCGCAAATTAACATTTTGCCTTAAACCTTAACTTCAATTTCCCGCTCGTCAACGGAGAACGATGATGAGATATATGTAGCCTCAGTTTCGTTATTTTGCTTTGAGTGGAATTACTGTAGAATGTTGAATGCtacatatttgatttttttctgtcaatatCTTTAACGCCATTGATTTAGAAGgctattatgaaaataatctcTATTCGTTATACTAAAATTTGACAACTTATTGCTGAAGTACACAATAAAAAGAACCAATAGATCAACTGCTGTGATCTCAAATGATATTACTGTTTAAGATATATACAGATAAGAGAAAGTATTACCTTGTTATCAATTCACCTTGTTTTCTAAACCAACACCTATAATTTCGTTTTACACGCACACACCCTAATTCATGTGTAGCTAGCCTTATGCATATATATCATGTGGATGATTGCAATTTCACCaatatgttatcattttttttaaagatgcatTCAAATCGGAATCCAGAAATGAATGGTTACCTGGAGCCAGGCGGAGTTCGGCCTTTACCATCAGCTCCCCCTGGTGGCAAAGCTCCGGAGGATTACCAAGGTTACCTGACTCCGCAGGTCCGGAAGGAAGGTGGCGCCCCCGTTGCCGAAGATGTTACGGGCGGATACACAGTGCTACAGAGTGCCGAGGATGGGACGGTATCATACACAACCCTTCGTCCCACGGAGGCTGTTGACGACGACGACGCAGACTACATTTCCCCTGACGAAGACGCCGCATCACCAAAGCGTAGAAGTTCACCCGAGTCCCAGATCAACCCGGCCAAACCGACACCAAAGCCAAGACGACAGCCTTCCACGGGGGAGGAACCGTACCATGCCTACTTTATATtggaaaaagaaaacattgagAACGTGTAAAGCTTATACTGTCTATGGCATTCTAATTAAGGCATAACTTAAGTTGGACTGTTCAATAATACAGGAGGGATGTATTAATCCACAATATGGCTGATTTTGGTACAGTGTGAATCTGCCGTGTTATGACTAAAATGAGGAAAAACAAGTGAAGATTTCTATTTGGAATACTAAAACACGTAGGACCTCTActtggattattacaacacgtgtggaaatattttatatgtgtatgGATTATAAAAGCATGTGTAAATATTCTCAGATTGATGCAACGTTCATTATCTTTGTGGACAGTAATAACCATGCAAATGTGACCATTTCGACATGTGACTCAAGGCACATGCATATTTTCATACGGATGACTCTAAACACTTGTAACCCTGCTTAAAGAAGATTTAATGCATATCTGAATTATCCGATAGAAGATTTGTCACTCCATAACCTTTATTTGGATGACTTAAAACACGTGCACACTTTTAAATAGCTACTTAATCTCGTGTAAGCCTTCAATGTATGACATAAAATGAACAGTTAACCCTCCGGGGCCAGACTTAAAagcacgtgcatatcaaaactCTGTTCCAAGTGAAAGTTCGAAGATGTTTATTTATCCAAGAGACATTAGAACTTCAAATCAAAGAACTAACACTTTTCGTACACTTTtctaaataaaagaaaaaacgAAAACATATGTTACCTTGTGGTTATGTATATAGAGAGAATGATTATTGTACGTGAACAAGTGAAGGGCAATGTTCCTTAAACCTCAATTTTAAGAAGATCTTGTTCGTTTGCATTTTGGCACCATAAAAAGTGTTATTGCCTGTTAAGACATAGGTACAATGCATTTAGATTTTGGAAAGAAGCAATATTCTCTCATATAAATGTACTGGACTACAGGTGTAGTATTGGCTGGTATATTGCAATaaactcatgtcgcctgaggtaATATTACATGGTTACccattttctatttttagtcAAGGCTTTAGGGACTATATGCAGCCCTTTTGCCGAATAAACTGGAACGTGCTTTTCCTCCCTCCGTTGATGTTTCGAAGGAATAATCACATAACAGTGGTATTTATGCTAGCAATTTGcatgcaaatacaaaaaaacTTAGTCTAGAATAATTGTGTGAGCTTAAATGTTGAAAcataattatcattaaaaaGTTCTTTggacaaaaagaaaaacaaacagtAAACACCAGTTCACTACTTGTAATGAAATTTCCCTATAACAACATCAAGATAATAGATATGTAGATTAGTGGCGACACATTTATTTCATGACAGGCGATACTTACCACAGgtgaaatatttagttttttttattgattttattccaAAAGAtattataaatgaattatacaaCTCATTTGTATTCTCTTAATTACATATACTTAGATCATGTAATaactatatttattttgtaaattctgatacattcatatattttttgtctttacaAAGTTgagttacatgtattacatacatGCATTTGATAAACTTCTTCAAACTTTGCTTGGTACTTTTCTAAACTAAACTTAATTTACGCCTGCCACTTTTGAACAGTTAAACCAAATTATAGTTAGTCTTATTTAGCTTTATAAGAAATGTAATTTGAATACATTCTATCGGCTATTTGCCAGTTCAATTATCATTCATTCCATAATTTGattgtatatttataactaaaacaaatcttttatatcatacattataaaaaatacatatatttgttttccCTTAAAACAGGATACCTAATTAATTATGTGAAATTAATGTCAAGTGGTTTCGTTACAATATACAATTACAgagtatactgtaaatcaactttccttcgcgtgcgatttaatttcgcgaatttcgcaATCACAGtcaattcgcgaaagtttatctccgcgaatgtTTATCTTCGctaattacatttacatgatTGATTCTGATAGGAATTGCTGGAACGTTTTTCAATCCTCGAATATTAATCtccgcgaacttgttttgaatgAATATCTCGAAATTTAATAACCGCGAAAAAATTGGTTCACAGCTGTCCGTAAATAGCATCATTAGTATTTCTTGAAGAAAGTCCAACCAACCTTAACTAACATATCATTCACAATGCAAATGTTTTTTTAGTAGAACTGCAAGTCTTATAGAAAACAGATTTTCcaccaattttaattttattattatacctACATGTAATAGGAACCTTAAACATATTTTCCTGTAGAaagttataatgatattttgtatttagaaTTTACCCTGATTTAAAAATCTCTCTCCATAATTTAATTGaacacctgtttataaagacctGGATATATTCTGAACCACAGTTTGTAGGACGGTCTAAATATCGAAAGTTTTAAGTATATACTGTCATTTCTCATTGCTCTTACCCCGTTATATTGCCACCCGTTTTACCGCCAAACCCGCTTATCGCCATGAATTTATTCAGAACGGATTTCCCTCCACATAAATACACCCTTTATACCGCCAAACTCGCCTACCGCCATCCGCCATCACATTTCCGGAACATATGACTAAAATAACACTAGAATGACCTCGTTATTATCGCCAAATTGTGTTCAAAGGGACACACGTTTTCGTAAGGTGCTCGACTGCCGACTGACAGGTAATCAGCTACACACACTACGACCGCGTGTCCGCCCGTGTGTACACATTGAAATCAATGAACCATGGTTAGacctttgttattgttataCAGGTAGGTGTCACAAGTTATGATGAATAAAACTCACTTCTGTGTTTTACTTACTATTCGTTGTTTTGCTTCATATCCAAAATGAACACACCAAAGCGAAGACGGAATAACTTAGATTTTGACAGGAAATCCAAGATTGTGGAATTTTTTAACTCCAATCCAAAGTGTACTCAACAACAAATTGCTGATCATTTTACTGCCCTTTGGGGCACGGATGTGAAACGTAGAACAGTTGGAGATATTTTAGCCAACAAAGATAAATTAGTCCGAGATGAAACAGAAGGAACTCCGCCTCGAAAACGACACCGTAGTGCTCACCATGTTGACATGGAATCGGCATTGTTTGTGTGGTTCACTAACGCACGTGCTCAAAATATCCCTGTTTCGGACGATATTCTTAAAACGAAGGCAAAACGTTTCGGGGATGAACTAAGCATTGGAGACTTTCAATATTCCAATGGATGGTTGGGGAGATTTAAGAATCGCCACGGAATTTCATCCCAGGTGATTTCCGGTGAGAGTGCGGGTATATATTGATGAAACAGGTTTATTTTATAGACTTCTTCCTGATAGATCACTTACTGTGTCAAGTTCAACAAAAGGTGTTAAAAAAATCAAGGATCGAATAACAGTA
This genomic interval carries:
- the LOC138304958 gene encoding tigger transposable element-derived protein 4-like — encoded protein: MNTPKRRRNNLDFDRKSKIVEFFNSNPKCTQQQIADHFTALWGTDVKRRTVGDILANKDKLVRDETEGTPPRKRHRSAHHVDMESALFVWFTNARAQNIPVSDDILKTKAKRFGDELSIGDFQYSNGWLGRFKNRHGISSQVISGESAGIY
- the LOC138336145 gene encoding uncharacterized protein; protein product: MDMMDTPVPDISSSGTLEALTFNPTHSQTTETEVGSSDKAAKKAEKKSKKKAKKKAERKAGKKDKRKDKKKYNSDFNSIVQKLVEDGYVNGDENVVGETTPGPVSESESSTVIWSPALAQKNNSTMGMEENEHMHDLLQSFLFGRGDDDSGPPLMNLRENIQHIPHNDFPGHDTLPSNQTSIPNAIENTTAVVDSEQIPESATVNNNPSVTNTPPSIPGQDPEGDEDDIQPTAKESGMASGTDPSFKESDMAGVVDSTIKESGMGGNVDSLLDTDKVSAAGAGEDPKHSITIHVHHPPDRNRIQSLRKKWKKSCRRDYYNLPQGRQCCLQAVRCFDHLPEILEEIENYDDTQSNRLLVCSHVRSSLTCMTSTLKQRQCRSTAKAINEKFKPQLSVINDFFDPRCVNTEPASTTSTTTMSPKGEGQRDSGGSSHMNAGIIGASVGGFILIGLIVLIILFIKRKMPKRGQSKKKTSRDNDVNNKRESSRYKDMEFKNPVQRQHSDVYAEIDEHSMHSNRNPEMNGYLEPGGVRPLPSAPPGGKAPEDYQGYLTPQVRKEGGAPVAEDVTGGYTVLQSAEDGTVSYTTLRPTEAVDDDDADYISPDEDAASPKRRSSPESQINPAKPTPKPRRQPSTGEEPYHAYFILEKENIENV